The genomic stretch GATCGTACATGGAAAAAATATACCTCAGTTTAAAGGGATGTTTTTCACGGATGGTTTCACCACTGTATATCCATTCCAAAACAAGCATGATACTTGCATATAAGGCCAGAAAATAAAAATTGGCACGCCATCCAAAACTTTCTTGTAAAAAGCCTCCCAGAAATGGTGCGAGTATTGGTGCAGCTGACCATACAACGGTTACCAGACTAGTATAGTGCTTTCGTTTATCTCCAGTATATACGTCCACAAAAAAAGAACGTTTACATACCGCAATAAAAGAAATGGCTATACCCTGTATAAAACGCATCCCAAGGATAAAGGTTAAGTCGCTGCTAAGTGCTATCCCTAGTGAGGACAAAATCAAAACAATCAGAGATATGATGTTAATCTTGTATCTGCCAAAGCTGTCAGAAATACTTCCAACAAACAATTGCGATATACCATAACTAACTATAAATAAAGTTAATGTCAATTTAATATTAGATTCGCTAGTCTGTAGGTCATATGCCATGTGAGGGAATGACGGAATGTAAACGTCCATAGCAAAACCAGACAGTGGGACAAGTGCAAATGCCAAAACAGTACTGATACCTTCATTTTTCTTTTTAAGTCTTCTCATCTTACTTTATCTCATTTTTGAACAAGCAAAATTAGAAAGCGATTGAAGGGTATTTATTAAAAGATTCAAACAAGGTTTTACGAAAATCAAATATTATTCATTTCTTTCAATCTGAATTCTGTGGGAGAAATGCCAATCTTTTTCTTAAAGAACAGGGTAAAATGCTGTACATATTCAAATCCTAAAGCTTCAGCTATTTCAGAAATGTTCCAGTCAGAATATTTTAGTAAACCTATAGCCTCAGCAGTAATTCTCTCGTTTATCAGCTGTGTAGTAGATTTACCTGTTTGCGACTTCAAACAGTGATTTAAGTGATTGACATGGACGTGAAGTAAATTAGCAAAATCGGAGGGCGTTTTTAGCCGAATAGGATTCAGAGGAGAGTCAACCGGAAATTGGCTTTGCAACGCATTGACAAACTCATTGACAATCCTGCTTTTTGCGTCTTGTTTTAACTCTACCGGATTATTTATAGACTGTGTCCAAATAACCTGATAAGCAATGAGCTGAAGCCACTTTTGTACAACTTCTTTTCTGTACTCAAAATCACTGTGGTAGGCATTGTAGAGTTGTTCAAAATAAAAGAATAGTAAACGATAAGTGTCTTGTTCTAAAAGCAAGAAAGAGGTCTGACTTGCATTTAAAGTACGAGTCAATAGTTCGAAGATTGGCTTTAAATCATATGTTAGGTATTCGTCATTAAATAAGCAAATAAATCCTGTTTGCTCTTCATCTAATAATTTCCAGCCATATTCCATATTAGGTCGGGAAAAGAAAATGCAAGGTTTATTGATGATAACATTTCCTTGTTTTGTTATTAACTCTGCACGGTTATCAAATAAGGTAATTTTCCAGTAATCACGTCGGGCAAAAGGCAAACCACCTACACAACATTTTTCTTTCTTCCTCAGAATATTAAAATGTATAGGACACCTACTTTGAATTAGTAAGTCTTCAGGTACTTTTTTCTTCGTTATTTGGTAATATTCTTTTAATGATTCCATCTTTTCCATATTTACACAATTCAAATATAATGTACTACTAACAAACATTCATTTGATATTAAGGGACTAAATCATCATAAAGTATAATATTCAAATTTATCAGTATTAGACATAGGAAGAGAGCTTATTACATTTCAAGGTGCACTTAACGACTTTTTTTTGGGGGGGGCGAAGACGGGGATTTTTAGCACGTACTTTCTTGCGAAGCACGGAGGAGCTACAGATATAGCGAAAACTTTCATATGAGGATGTTCTTCCCGGCTCTTACAAAACCGATGTTACCAGCGCGGGCTTTTGTATTATCGGTTTGTCGTAATTTTCTTTCTATGTTTTTGTCCCCAGTCGGCTAATGCAGAAACAACGTCTTTGAGTGTTGAGGCGTATTCTGTTGGACGATACTCTACAACAACAGGCGTTTTATCTGCGTGAACCACCCTCTTTACTAAGCCATTCATTTCCAACTGTTTCAATTCGTTTGAAAGCACCCTTGCCGAAATGCCTTTGATTACCCGTTGTAGTTCATTAAAACGGCAATGTCCGCTTTCCAATGCGATGACTATCCGTAGTTTCCATTTTCCGCCCAATACATATAGAGCGTCCTCAACGGCATCTATATTTTTTGCACAAGCCGTGTGCGAATACACTATTTTTTGCCCCATATTTTTCTTTGCAGTAACCTATATATTACCACTAACCTTTAGTTTACTACTAATAATTTATTAGCAAATGTAAGTAAATTAGCAACATCAAAACAATAAAAAAATGAAAGCAACAAAAATCACGTATTACATTACGACAGGGCTTATCTCAATCAATATGCTTTTTTCATCCTACGCCTACCTGACAAATCCTCAACTAAAATGGGCATTTGAGCATTTAGGTTTTCCCGATTATTTCAGAATAGAATTGGCTATCGCCAAATTTCTTGCTGCAATTGCCATTTGGTTGCCTTTCCGTTTGGTGCGAGAAGCGTCTTACATCGGCTTGGCAATCAGTTTTGTTTCGGCAATTATTGCTCACATCGTTGTTGGCGATGATGCTTTCCATACGATTGCACCTATTGTGGTTTTGGCAATACTTGTTGTGTCGTATGTAACATATCACAAGTTGCCCAAAACTGTTGTCGGAAAGTCTGAATGATTGTCTGTCGGCGCAGTGAACAGTCTTTCGTTGTTTTTTTCAAGTGTCGGACTGTACGGTCGTTTAGTCTTGCTGGTAACTTTAGTTTAAGCTTCCTTTTACTCTATTTCAGATTATCGCTTTCCCGTTACATAAGCTACATTTGCTTAATGCATAGAACAATTTTTACAAATACCCACTATGATACAGTTCATTCGTTGTACCGTATAACCATTTGGGACTGAAAATTCTATTAATGTTGGCAGACACTCGATAGTCTCGCATTTTACACAACGAAAATGAAAATGATTCGCAGGAATCTTATCATTATCACAGCTCACGCACATAGCAAAATACTGTTTGCCATCATCAGCTATTATTTTATGAACTATTTCGTCTTCACAAAGACGATTTAATATACGGTAAACAGTTGCTCTATCTGCTTTAACCCCCATTTGTTGTATTATAGTATCTTGGCTCATTGCCCTTCTTTTTCTTGTCAATACCGATAGAACAGCACCTTTTGCCTCTGTATTCCTTCGTTTAAACATTGTACAAAAATATTTTAAAAAATTATCGCTATAAAATTACAAAAATTAATGCGACATTGTCGCAATAAAAGAAATTTATCTAATTTTGTAAAGGGAAAAATATGAGCTGAAAATATGAGCAATACATTCACAAGACGTGAAATCATCAAACAAGGCGGGCTTGCATTAACCGCAATAGCATTGCCTTTTCCATTGACAATATTTAAAAAATTCAATAGTATGACAGACAAAAATCAATTCGATGTAATCATCATCGGTGGAAGCTATGCGGGACTATCCTCAGCAATGGCATTGGGTCGTTCGCTACGGAACGTGTTAATCATTGACAGCGGAAAACCTTGCAATCGCTATACGCCACATTCGCACAATTTCATCACACAGGACGGAGCTGTTCCCGGAGAGATTGCGGCGAAAGCCAAAGAACAAGTATTGCAATACGATACCGTGAAATTCTTTGAAGGCTATGCCGCTAAAGGCAAGAAAACGGAAAACGGTTTTGAAATTGCTGTACAGTCGGGTGAAAGATTTTCTGCGAAAAAGCTGGTTTTTGCAACCGGAGTGAAAGATGTCTTTCCCAATATAAAAGGTTTTGAAGAATGTTGGGGCAAGACCGTCATTCATTGTCCGTACTGCCACGGCTATGAATTTAAAGGAACCCAAACTGCTATTATCGCTAATGGAGACAGGGCTTTTCACCTTGCGTCGTTAGTCCATAACCTGACCGATAAAATAACGATTGTCACCGGAGGTAAAGCCGATTTCAAAGATGCGCAATCTGCCAAACTGAAAAATCATCAAATCCATATCGTTGAAAAAGCTGTGAAAGCAATCCAACACCAAAACGGAAATATGACAGCATTGATTTTTGAAGATGGAACGGAAGAGAACTTTGGTGCAGCCTATGCGGCCATTCCGTTTGAACAGCATTGCCAGATTCCGTTGGATCTAGGCTGCGAAGTCACAGAAACGGGACATATAAAAGTAGATATGTTTCAACAAACAACGGTTCCGGGTATCTATGCTTGTGGCGATAACACCAATCCTTTGCGTTCGGTGGCTAATGCGGTTTCAACTGGAAATATTGCAGGTGCGGCTATAAACAACGAATTGACCGAAGAAGAATTTTTATAGAAATCAACTTATACCTATATCTTGCTCTCAATTACAGACTGTAAAACCTAAAATTAGTTTGTAAATATGAAAACATTTTTCATAGTGTTGTTTTAATAAAAGTGCCTGTATTTCATGTCTTTCCTAAGGCATGAAGAATTGCATATTTGATTGTGCGAGCGCCTATTTACTATATAAAGAGAGACTATCTTGGGGTTTTTAGATAGTCCCTCTTTATTCAGCAACAATGGTAATTAAATATTTTTCATTCCGTAGAATTTACATCACAAAGAATTAAAACCGCTATTGCTATAATAGCGATTCCATTTTGAGGAGGTTACTGACAGAAAGTACTTATCAGCTCCGCCACTTTTTCAGGAGTCTGAAGCATCATAAGATGTCCGACATTAGGAATAATGACCATTTCAGCATTTGGTATTTTTTGCAAAACCTCTTGTCTTAAACGATCCGGAGAATCAACAATGTCATTTTCTCCGGCAATCACCAATGTAGGAATTTGAATATTTGGTAAACATTCGGAAACATCTTCGCCTAAAGCTGACTCAGGCCAGCTACACCTTGACGCTGTACTATGATGCTGCATATCTTCAGTTACTTGCTGTTTGCTCTCTGATGATAAATCAGTAGCTTTAAAGACTTGTTCAATTGTTTCGGTGATGTTTTCCAAAGAAGTATAGGCGGTTGTCATTTTTTGTTTCATTTCTTTGGGCAGTATTGTTGGTGTAGCAGGCGATGGAGCGACAAGAATTAACTTTCTAAGTCCTTTAGGGTTACTACCAGCTATTACTTGTGCAATTTTTCCGCCCATAGAATGTCCAACCAAAATATAATCCTCAAGGCCCAAGATTGCTACCAATGCTAATACATCTTCGGCTAAAGACCGAATATCATAGCCGGACTTTGGTTTATCAGATCTGCCCCATCCCCGTTGGTCGAACCTGACACAACGGTATTTTGTGTACAGTATATCTGTTACCGGTTTCCATGTTCTTGATGAACCGCCCCAAAAATGGATAAATAATAATGTGGGGTTTTTGTCTCCCTCATCGGCTACGAATAATTGAATGTCGTTTACTTGATAAAACATGATTTTTTGTTTTTGATTTTATAAGACGACAAAGGTCTGCCCTATACAGAAGTTAGGAAAGGTGAAAATGTGCCGTATGATGATAATTTACATCCCCATTGTCTGACGATAATATGCACGGAAGGCAAGAGGTGTCTTACCTGTATGTTTTCTGAAGAATTTAATGAAATTTGTAGGTTCCGTGAAACCAAGAGAATAACCAATTTCTTTTCCTGTACTTATATCGTACATTAGCAACCGCTTTGCTTCCAGTAGCATCCTTTCATCCAAAATACGTTTAGGCGTTTTACCCGTGAGTTGTCGGGTAGCTCTGGAGAGAACCTTTGGAGATACGTATAATTGCTCTGAATAATAAGAAACTGGCTTTTGCTCTTTAAAGTGCTCTTCTACCAACTTATTAAAATCAAAGAATATTTCCTTGTAAATTTCATTGGTTGATGGGGAGCTTATACCATCTCCAATTGCCCTTTCTGCTTGCAACAAAAAACTCTCAAGGTAATTTCGTAAAAGGATTGGCTTAAATCTGTCATGTGGAGTTTTATCCTCTCGCTCCATGAATGTCCAAAGTGTTTTCAATTCTTCAGAAACACTCAACGTGCAGTGTTGGGAACAGCCGAACGACTGAAACAAAGGAGTCCTGTTCAAATACTTTACATCATCATCATTTCTACAGAAAAATGCATCAGTAAAAAGTAACACTTTAGCCTTGAAGTTTTTTTCCTGATCAAAAAACTGTACGCTGTCTTTTCCTACAAAAAGCAAACTTTCTGGTTGCACTTTTATTGGCGTAAAATCAACCTGATGTGTTGGATTTCCTTCCTGAAACCACAAGACGCAGTAAAAAGAAGCTCTGTGAGCTGTTGTCAGGTTGGCACTTTTGGCTACATAGTTCCTATCTATCGGTATAATTTCCATACCGATAGATATTTTATCATCGAATTGAAGACTCCTTATTTTTTGAGAAAGCATGACTGTACAACGAAAAGCCAAAAATAGGAATTTTGATAAAGTAAATTGATCCTTTTAAATTGGAGTTGTAAAATATGTTGCCCATGAGGACACATACTGGAATAAAAAGATACTTTCTCAAAAATCCGAGACAGCATCTTTCTATTCGGTAAGGCGGACGATGGAGAATAAAATCAAATATGCAATTCTCAGGTACCTCGAAAACCTTTTTTGGGGGAACAACATCATCTTCAATATAGCCGACAATTCTTTTCACATCATTTTCAGCAATTTGCTTTACGGCATTTTATATTCTTCATAGGATTGCAGGATGCCTCAGTCGGAATATTATTCAATCCCTAAAAAAGGATAGGAGAATATTTAATAAAGCTTCGGGCTGTTCTTCCGGAACGAAATGACCACAATCCTTAACATTCTCAAACCGTGGGCTGTCAGATAAGGCAACAGCAACATCCTTCATTTTATCCCCCACCGCAAATTCTCCGCCAATCGCTAGCACGGGCAAAGACAGTTTTCGCAGCAAACTTTTATTTGTTTTAACACTTTCCGTATAACTCCGATAATAGCCTAATCCCTCCGATATCCTGTCTTGATATAGTTGCGCATAATATGTAATATCATCTTCCGTTATAGCGGCTTTTACATAGCTTTTATTATTGAAAAACCATGTGATATATTCCTTCACATGTCCTTGGATAAGGAATTCCGGCAAATCGGGTACCGCATGGAAATAAAAATGCCATGATTTTTTATAGTTGTCGAATGAGAAAAAAGAATCTGGCAGGATACCGGGAATTCCGGCATCGATTAAAACCAGAGATATCAGGTCTTCCGGATATTTTAGGGCATAGGTAGACGCTACCCAACTTCCGATATCATGGGAAATAAGATTAAAGTGCGAAATATCCAAAGACGTTAAGATTTTACGAATCCAACTGGCAACAGTATCTGTATCATAGTTATCTAATCCGTCACTTTCGCCAAGTCCGGGCAAATCAATCGCCAGCACATAATAATTAACCTCTAATGCTGAAATGATTTTTCCCCATATTTTTGATGTTTCAGGCCATCCATGTAATAACACGATT from Arachidicoccus sp. BS20 encodes the following:
- a CDS encoding Fur family transcriptional regulator, with product MFKRRNTEAKGAVLSVLTRKRRAMSQDTIIQQMGVKADRATVYRILNRLCEDEIVHKIIADDGKQYFAMCVSCDNDKIPANHFHFRCVKCETIECLPTLIEFSVPNGYTVQRMNCIIVGICKNCSMH
- a CDS encoding alpha/beta fold hydrolase; amino-acid sequence: MKYLELEGKRFAYYSAGQKHNPAIVLLHGWPETSKIWGKIISALEVNYYVLAIDLPGLGESDGLDNYDTDTVASWIRKILTSLDISHFNLISHDIGSWVASTYALKYPEDLISLVLIDAGIPGILPDSFFSFDNYKKSWHFYFHAVPDLPEFLIQGHVKEYITWFFNNKSYVKAAITEDDITYYAQLYQDRISEGLGYYRSYTESVKTNKSLLRKLSLPVLAIGGEFAVGDKMKDVAVALSDSPRFENVKDCGHFVPEEQPEALLNILLSFFRD
- a CDS encoding NAD(P)/FAD-dependent oxidoreductase, which translates into the protein MSNTFTRREIIKQGGLALTAIALPFPLTIFKKFNSMTDKNQFDVIIIGGSYAGLSSAMALGRSLRNVLIIDSGKPCNRYTPHSHNFITQDGAVPGEIAAKAKEQVLQYDTVKFFEGYAAKGKKTENGFEIAVQSGERFSAKKLVFATGVKDVFPNIKGFEECWGKTVIHCPYCHGYEFKGTQTAIIANGDRAFHLASLVHNLTDKITIVTGGKADFKDAQSAKLKNHQIHIVEKAVKAIQHQNGNMTALIFEDGTEENFGAAYAAIPFEQHCQIPLDLGCEVTETGHIKVDMFQQTTVPGIYACGDNTNPLRSVANAVSTGNIAGAAINNELTEEEFL
- a CDS encoding alpha/beta fold hydrolase yields the protein MFYQVNDIQLFVADEGDKNPTLLFIHFWGGSSRTWKPVTDILYTKYRCVRFDQRGWGRSDKPKSGYDIRSLAEDVLALVAILGLEDYILVGHSMGGKIAQVIAGSNPKGLRKLILVAPSPATPTILPKEMKQKMTTAYTSLENITETIEQVFKATDLSSESKQQVTEDMQHHSTASRCSWPESALGEDVSECLPNIQIPTLVIAGENDIVDSPDRLRQEVLQKIPNAEMVIIPNVGHLMMLQTPEKVAELISTFCQ
- a CDS encoding helix-turn-helix domain-containing protein; its protein translation is MEKMESLKEYYQITKKKVPEDLLIQSRCPIHFNILRKKEKCCVGGLPFARRDYWKITLFDNRAELITKQGNVIINKPCIFFSRPNMEYGWKLLDEEQTGFICLFNDEYLTYDLKPIFELLTRTLNASQTSFLLLEQDTYRLLFFYFEQLYNAYHSDFEYRKEVVQKWLQLIAYQVIWTQSINNPVELKQDAKSRIVNEFVNALQSQFPVDSPLNPIRLKTPSDFANLLHVHVNHLNHCLKSQTGKSTTQLINERITAEAIGLLKYSDWNISEIAEALGFEYVQHFTLFFKKKIGISPTEFRLKEMNNI
- a CDS encoding helix-turn-helix domain-containing protein; protein product: MEIIPIDRNYVAKSANLTTAHRASFYCVLWFQEGNPTHQVDFTPIKVQPESLLFVGKDSVQFFDQEKNFKAKVLLFTDAFFCRNDDDVKYLNRTPLFQSFGCSQHCTLSVSEELKTLWTFMEREDKTPHDRFKPILLRNYLESFLLQAERAIGDGISSPSTNEIYKEIFFDFNKLVEEHFKEQKPVSYYSEQLYVSPKVLSRATRQLTGKTPKRILDERMLLEAKRLLMYDISTGKEIGYSLGFTEPTNFIKFFRKHTGKTPLAFRAYYRQTMGM
- a CDS encoding DoxX family protein is translated as MKATKITYYITTGLISINMLFSSYAYLTNPQLKWAFEHLGFPDYFRIELAIAKFLAAIAIWLPFRLVREASYIGLAISFVSAIIAHIVVGDDAFHTIAPIVVLAILVVSYVTYHKLPKTVVGKSE
- a CDS encoding winged helix-turn-helix transcriptional regulator, with the protein product MGQKIVYSHTACAKNIDAVEDALYVLGGKWKLRIVIALESGHCRFNELQRVIKGISARVLSNELKQLEMNGLVKRVVHADKTPVVVEYRPTEYASTLKDVVSALADWGQKHRKKITTNR
- a CDS encoding MFS transporter encodes the protein MRRLKKKNEGISTVLAFALVPLSGFAMDVYIPSFPHMAYDLQTSESNIKLTLTLFIVSYGISQLFVGSISDSFGRYKINIISLIVLILSSLGIALSSDLTFILGMRFIQGIAISFIAVCKRSFFVDVYTGDKRKHYTSLVTVVWSAAPILAPFLGGFLQESFGWRANFYFLALYASIMLVLEWIYSGETIREKHPFKLRYIFSMYDRLMNATDFSLGIIVLGLSYSMVMVFGMSIPFIVEHEYHLSALYSGYCALISGLAIFGGGFLSKKLVNKPLYNKLQLANISQLLIVAVMLFTASIFHQLYIMMLFVFLIHFWQGFTYNTYFTYAITSQPEFSATAGGLAGGGSFIVFSMASYLVVHLVTISDQWTLGLAYLIFLLSIQFLLYFVRQAIQKTHE